From Sphingobium amiense, a single genomic window includes:
- a CDS encoding replication protein A, translating to MQTVFEALGGATRGRRPGRQTGQRVHRYSRTEEGREGRFWQPFNPKNVARFMQAAEKYDRVKRLAHRRERNNRENGAIGHVGLEVLRELLRLIDYKTGRLDPAIATLALRIGRSIAAVVDALKRLKAHGFLDWLRRYVPTGNAGLRGPQVKQTSNAYRLMLPPQVERGMTAPPPEDDSDRRRVAAEEGRAMIAVLPLDEQPAQLIDDPGLAAILARLGRGIMDQERDSERQNESQQS from the coding sequence ATGCAAACTGTATTCGAGGCCCTGGGAGGGGCGACGAGAGGGCGACGACCGGGCCGTCAGACCGGCCAGCGGGTCCATCGCTACAGCCGCACCGAGGAGGGCCGGGAAGGGCGGTTCTGGCAGCCGTTCAATCCCAAGAATGTCGCCCGGTTCATGCAGGCGGCCGAGAAGTATGATCGGGTGAAACGGCTTGCCCACCGGCGCGAGCGCAACAACCGCGAGAACGGGGCGATCGGCCATGTCGGGCTTGAGGTATTGCGCGAGCTGCTACGCCTGATCGACTACAAGACAGGCCGGCTCGATCCGGCGATAGCGACGCTGGCGCTTCGCATCGGCCGCTCGATCGCGGCCGTGGTGGACGCGCTAAAGCGGCTCAAGGCGCATGGCTTCCTCGACTGGTTGCGCCGCTATGTGCCGACCGGCAACGCGGGGCTGCGCGGCCCCCAGGTCAAGCAGACCTCGAATGCCTATCGTTTGATGCTCCCGCCGCAGGTTGAGCGCGGCATGACCGCACCACCGCCAGAGGATGACAGCGATCGGCGACGGGTGGCGGCCGAGGAGGGCAGGGCGATGATCGCCGTGCTCCCCCTTGATGAGCAGCCAGCCCAGCTCATTGACGATCCCGGCCTTGCCGCGATTCTTGCCCGGCTCGGGCGAGGGATTATGGACCAAGAACGTGATTCAGAGAGGCAGAATGAATCCCAGCAGAGTTAG
- a CDS encoding type IV secretory system conjugative DNA transfer family protein, giving the protein MGLARATRNLARTARANPMWALFGILLAPFRFARHIIGVVLFTMVLFVALFLLLMLAIWYFGLDKNGAVAQLGVFGISGAVVLVMVWMFVLPLLRRFDYGDSADTHGSARFATAGEAQALNDDHGLLIGRDVKTGKPMRYAGPAHLLTIAPTRTGKGVGTIIPNLLEYPFAVVCIDPKGENARIAARQRGKFGAVHILDPFSVTGLSSAAFNPLDRIDPHGLDLADDCMTLADALVHDAPGEAGDAHWNEEAKALIAGILLHIVTTEPPATRTLETLRDRLTLAPAALTAQLAAMQAQGGLVARAANRQLGKSDREAAGVLSAAQRHTHFLDSPRMATVLGHSDFTFAGLKAAPATVFLVLPPDRLASYARWLRLMVAQALTELARAPGRPPWPVLFLLDEFAALGRLEPVERAMGLMAGYGVQLWPILQDVHQLRALYGQRAGTFLSNAGVLQVFGVNDQDSAKLVSDLAGQETVVFETMSRALDAEESGLSYGQQHVSRALLTPDEVRTLRPDRQLLFLAGQRPIIAGKLRYYDNREFAGRFDPA; this is encoded by the coding sequence ATGGGCCTTGCGCGCGCCACCCGTAATCTCGCCCGCACCGCCCGTGCCAACCCCATGTGGGCCTTGTTCGGCATCCTGCTCGCCCCTTTCCGGTTCGCCCGGCACATCATCGGCGTGGTCCTGTTCACGATGGTGCTGTTCGTCGCGCTATTCCTGCTGCTGATGCTGGCGATCTGGTACTTCGGCCTCGATAAGAACGGCGCTGTCGCTCAGCTTGGCGTGTTCGGGATCAGCGGTGCCGTAGTGCTGGTCATGGTCTGGATGTTCGTCCTGCCCCTGCTTCGCCGGTTCGATTATGGTGATAGCGCCGACACGCATGGTTCGGCCCGCTTTGCCACAGCCGGGGAAGCCCAGGCGCTTAACGACGATCACGGCCTGCTGATCGGTCGTGACGTGAAGACCGGCAAGCCGATGCGCTACGCAGGTCCCGCCCATCTGCTGACGATCGCACCCACCCGCACCGGCAAGGGTGTCGGCACGATCATCCCCAACCTGCTGGAATATCCGTTCGCGGTCGTCTGCATCGACCCCAAAGGCGAGAACGCCCGCATCGCTGCGCGCCAGCGCGGCAAGTTCGGCGCGGTCCATATCCTTGATCCGTTCAGCGTCACCGGCCTGTCCTCGGCCGCTTTCAATCCGCTCGATCGCATCGACCCGCACGGCCTCGATCTCGCCGACGATTGCATGACGCTCGCCGACGCGCTGGTCCACGACGCACCCGGCGAAGCCGGCGACGCGCATTGGAACGAGGAAGCCAAGGCGCTGATCGCCGGCATCCTGCTCCACATCGTCACCACCGAACCACCCGCGACCCGCACCTTGGAAACGCTGCGCGACCGGCTCACACTCGCCCCGGCAGCATTGACGGCGCAGCTCGCTGCCATGCAAGCGCAAGGTGGCCTGGTCGCGCGCGCTGCCAACCGCCAGCTCGGTAAATCCGATCGCGAAGCCGCCGGGGTGCTGTCGGCCGCGCAACGCCACACGCATTTTCTCGATTCACCCCGCATGGCGACGGTGCTGGGGCACTCGGATTTCACGTTCGCCGGGTTGAAGGCTGCGCCCGCGACGGTGTTCCTCGTGCTGCCGCCCGATCGGCTCGCCAGCTATGCCCGCTGGCTGCGGCTGATGGTGGCGCAAGCCCTGACCGAGCTGGCGCGCGCGCCCGGTCGCCCGCCCTGGCCGGTGCTGTTCCTGCTCGACGAGTTCGCGGCGCTCGGCCGCCTTGAACCGGTCGAACGCGCGATGGGGCTGATGGCGGGCTATGGCGTCCAGCTCTGGCCGATCCTCCAGGACGTCCACCAGCTCCGCGCGCTCTACGGGCAGCGCGCCGGCACCTTCCTGTCGAACGCCGGCGTCCTCCAGGTGTTCGGGGTCAACGATCAGGACAGCGCCAAGCTCGTCTCCGATCTGGCCGGGCAGGAAACCGTCGTGTTCGAGACCATGAGCCGCGCGCTCGACGCGGAGGAAAGCGGCCTGTCCTACGGGCAGCAGCACGTCAGCCGCGCGCTGCTCACCCCAGATGAAGTCCGCACACTCCGCCCCGACCGTCAGCTCCTGTTCCTCGCCGGGCAGCGCCCGATCATCGCCGGCAAGCTGCGTTACTACGACAATCGCGAGTTCGCCGGGCGGTTCGATCCGGCGTAA